The Neospora caninum Liverpool complete genome, chromosome IV genome segment CGTAGATACCCTCTctaggggggggggggggggggggggggggccaacccccccctcccccgaaaaaaagggaaaaaaaagGGCTTCCCCAAAAATGAAAACCCCAAAAAACCGGACCCGCGACAAGAATTTTTCACCTTTCGGGCGTTTTGCCCAGGAAAACCAAACCCGGGCAAAGAATTTTTGACCAAGGAAATTTGGGGGGCCCACCCCCTTCCcaaaaagggaaaacccccccccccgggGGTCACCAAGGGACCCCCACCCAACCAAAAAACCAAAGGGGCCAAAGTAAACAGGTTCAAAATTCCAATTTTCCCAAAAAACCCCCGAAAACAGCCTTTGTTTTTCCCACGGGGGGGGAGGGCGGTATTTCCAAATTGCCCAACAAAAGGGCTTGGTTGGAAAATTTGGGCTCCTTCGTTACCTTCCGGAACCCCCCAAATGGGTTAACTACCCCTTGAAACGTTTTGGGGGGCCCTCTAAAGGGAAAAACCGNNNNNNNNNNNNNNNNNNNNNNNNNNNNNNNNNNNNNNNNNNNNNNNNNNNNNNNNNNNNNNNNNNNNNNNNNNNNNNNNNNNNNNNNNNNNNNNNNNNNCCCGCCGCCTCCCCAGACAacaagggaaaagaaaggcatcGACGACAATGTAAAACCCGAGAAACCGGACCAGCGACGAGGATCTATCAACAGTCAGGCAGTTGTGCCAGGTAGACCAAACGCGTGCAAAGCAGTCTTGACCAAGCGACATTCGGGCGCACACACCGCTACCAAGAAAGGCAAACGCAGCGCCACGGTGGTCAGCGACGGAGCCCCAACCGACCAAAAAACCGAGAGGGCCAAACGTAACGAGCTCAAAAATCCGACGTTCACAAGAAAACGCCGGAAACAGTCGTTGTCTTTACCACAGGCGGTGAAGGCAGTACATACGAAATGCACGACAAAAAGGGCTGTGTTGGAAATTTAGGCTCCTTCGCTTACCTCGCGGATCGCCCAGATCGGTGTACGTACGCCTGGACGTGTTGTGGGGCGTCGTAGTGGAAAACCGCATCGACGCCTTCGACGTCGAGCCCTCGCGAGGCCAGATCGCTGCATACCAGGACCTCGACAGTCCCATTTCTACAGAAGCGCAGCCGGCAAAAGAAAGCTAGAGTATACACAagtcgccagagaagagtAGGAAACACcggggagaaaacgcggtaGGAATGGCAAATATACAAAAAGGCCGTCTTGGCTGTGATTCGCCAGAGGAACCCTCCGCTGACGGCGTTGGCGCCTGCAGCGATTCCCCCAGAACGAACGCTGTGccccgcctgtctctctctccgcccctgACCTGGCTGTGGACGTGGAAGGACAGCGGCGCGTTTGGCAGGAATTCCGTAGCCGGAATTCTCACCTTCGCTGACTCTACCCTGTCCTTATGTGTACGCAAAAGGCATGGAATGCCTCATTCTCTTCCGCGAAAACGTCCCCTTTTTCAACTCGCTTACTTGAATCCGTTGATGAGCTTCATGCGGTCGCGCTGACTCAAGTTGCTCGACAGTTCGCGAacacgaaggcagagaggcctctcgacttcctcttcttcctctttgcatgcgtcgcctgGACGCCATGCGCCGTTCGCGGCGTCCGGCCGAGACGGTGCAGGCACGGACTGTCCTtccgaagaggaaaaggcggcgaagcgagagatgCTTGTGGGGCGAATTTGGCTGCAGAGAGCCACGCGGcgcagagggaaacggaagcggAGCGCTtgacgcgaaacgcgaaaagagtGGCAAAAGGTGACAAACCCAAAACTCGTGCGCGCAGAGGAGCAGAACTACATACACCGAGCAAACGGAGGGGAGCGGCGGGGATGGGGAGGATGGCGGGGGATgcaggaaagacgcaaacgcAGTTGGGAGGAcacgggagacggcgaaaaaTACGACTCAGACGTTTTTGCTCGCAAGCGGCCGAAGGTTCAGCCGCGACTCGGCGGCGACaaggcggcgacagcgggcgagagtggagagagcgggcgagagtggagagagcgggcgagagtggagagagcggagagagtggagagagcggagagagtggagagacaggtaACGCTGGTGCCTGTCAAGACGGGGCGACAACAGCGAAGCGGCCGATGACCGCGAGACGCCTGTCGGTAGAGCTAACGGGCGGCAGCAACCCGGCGAAGTGCGAACAGATGAGGAACTCCAGAAACCGAAAACAAGCACACACTGGACGCTGTGTGCGGATGCCTTGTCTGTGCCCGTCGGAAAGCTATCGGGAGACACACTTGCCAGCCGAAAACCTGAACGTTTCCCGACGATGTGCGAAAGACCATAAACTCGGCTGGTCGGAAACCCGCGAGACGCACCCTACGCTTCTTGCTCCGATCTATTCTTCCTCAGCGGGCCTGTAGGAAGGCTCCAGTCCTCACCTGCTGTCGGCGTGTTCGAAATACAGCTGAAGCAGTCGCGCGAGGCGATGCGTGGCGTCTCGACTACTGCAGAAAACGAGTACTTtcatcttctttcttttctccgaaacgcctccttcttccggTTCCTCGCCACAttccccttcgccttccctcgattcgccgccttctgcctcctctccgccctcttcgccgtcgtcggattcttctttctcctctccttcctctgctttctcttcctcttcgttctcttcctctgcgttctcttcctctgcgttctcttcctctgctttctcttcctctgcgttctcttcctctgctttctcttccttctcttcctcctcgtcttcactcCCTCCGGCCTCTTGACCCtttgcctcgtctcctgagGCGTTTGAGTCGTTCGAAGCCGCCTGGACCGCCGCTCGATTTCTCCCCAGCTCGCTGCCGCCGTTCGCCAGGTGCCGCGCAAGGCGCAGcaaaaggaggaggagacagagcggctTATCTTCCGAGTCGCAGACGACGTAGCGCTGCGCCAGCGACTGGGGCATCGAATAGTGACCTGAAGCGCAGGGAGGCGGGAGACCCCAGACAAACCGAAACAGCGTTTCCGGCAAATATCCGCTACCAAGATGCgcggaggggggggggggcgaaaGAGTCGGAATGAGGATCACCTCCCCAGGCGTCGGTCCCGCCTGGCAGGAGAGCCAGGCAGCCGTCAGGAGGCAAGGCACAGACAACGGTGCCCGTGCTCGGCGGATCGCGGCCGTCCCAAGAGTGGAGGTAGGAAACAAACGTGAACGCAAAGGGAGGGGAtaagaaggagaagcggagcCAGAAACGCGGCGTGCAAAAGGACACTCCTCGGAAGATCAATCTCTTCCTCCAGCGGAAAACGTCGTGCTAATAGAGAAGATACTCTCTGTCCCGGCATGTAAATAGGGAGACGGATTTTCATACATTGTCACGTAATTATAGACGtgcagaggacgagacggGGTTACGATGCGTTTATGAAATATACgcatattatatatatatatatatatatatttcacCCTTTGTGTATCAATCGTTGCCTGGAGTCTGCTTACCGCTGGGGGTGGAGAGGACAAAGAACGGGCGCGTCAAATTGAGCAGAGCCAGCGACTTTGGATTCTTCGTCATCGTGGCAGAGAAGGCTGCAACGACAGAAAACACAAGGCGACGCTGCAagtgtcttctcgccctcacGCGTGTCTTCAGGTTTATCTGTACACCTCTACCGGCACAGCAagatatctatatctatatctatatatatatatatatatatatactggAGCTCTTGCTTTcgtctgcatatatatatatatatatatatatatatatgtataaggGACTCAGTGCCTAGCTGGTTATCCGTCTACAGCGCCGCGATATCTCCTTGTGCCTTTCACTGCATCCGCATCTCTACGTATTCGCAAACGGTAAGGCAGGtgcacataaatatacatctGGAGGCAGACCGAAAAAGCATCCAAAACAGGCGACGAGCGCTCCACACTCGCTCGTGGACCCCTCCACACTAGCGGTACGCCGGACGGTGCGAAGCCAGCTAGGAGTCGACCGAAACTGCTGTCTAGGAGGTCTGTGCAGGCCGTGCGAAAACgcagcgcgcgcgagaaagccCGGTTCCGTCCCGTCGCCGGTTTGCCGCCTCACTGAGTTTCTGCAGCGGCAAGGAGGCCGACGCGACGAACGGGGAGGCGAATGCGGAGACGCAAGGGATCGCCACTTTGCcaggcgaacgcgacgcaAAGGAACGCCCGCGCGTTCGACAGGCCTCGAAGCGCAGTCTCTGCAGTGCTTCGACCGCCTTCATCCAGTCGTGGTGAGGCTGAGGGCACGAAGAACGGGGTGTGCATACACCGCCGGCACGCACGGCAGACATTCATAACGAGCACAGCAAACGCGCCGCCGTACGGTCAAATTAAATTCGAGGTAGCTGTTTCAATAAAGCCGCTAGGAGCAAATCGAGCGCTCACCGCTCCCCGAAtagaggagacgagaagcgtGAACAAATCGTTCGATCGATTGCCCTCCACCGACACAGCGATGACGTACAGCCGATAGGCAAGAGACGCTGCCTTTGCCTtgcgtttttctgtgtcgaTCTCGGCTAGGGTACGGATGTGACTACCGCACGcacctcgctctctctatatatacgtatatatatatatatatatatatgtagcgcacccatctgtctctctgaatatatacatatatatatatatatatatatatatacgtagagGGAAATaaagatatacatatatatgtatagtaCAGATTGGTGTGGACACGTAAAAATGGATGTAGAAATCTCAAGAGAAACTGATAGACGCAGCGATAGATCAAAGTGAACGGCGAAAGCAATCAAGTATGCCGCGCCCTTCCACGGCCACCTCTAGCGCTGCTGCAGGCACAGCCACCGCACGTTTGCGGCATCCATCTGACCGACtgggggaagaaagaaatgcGATGCGCGACGGCGGACGAATGTCCCGCGTACCTGCCTGACGAGACGGTCTGCCTCATCAATTACGAGCCACTGAACGTCGTCGAGGGACAGGCGCATGTCCCCAGCtgccgaagacgcgcgacaCCAGGCGAGCGACCGGAAAGCGTCGGTGTTTCGTATAATGCGTGTGCAGAGACACCTTTACTCACTCCATATCGAAACACCCTCAGCAGGCAGAAAAGCCACACTCTCCATCTCCACAGCTGCGCAAAATATCTATCAagtgatatatatatatatacatacatacatacatacatacatacatacatacatatagatacatatatgtatatgtaaatTGTCGGTGCTTGGAGCATTGACGCACAGCGCCCGTGAGATTCTGTGCAGGTTATCTCGTTCAGCCAGGCTCTGTTTCGAAGCAAAATAGACGGCTGGACTCCGTCTTTTATGTGGCTAAACACCAGGACATTAAGGCATGTGTCCCGGTATTCCAAGTCGAAAAACAAAAGCTGAATCCCTACCTTGTAGCGCATCCTCgtcctgcagagagaggccatCTTCTCCACGAACCGCGTCAAAGGAAAATGCGCCGCCATTTCTGCGAGTGGCATTCCAAACCATCTCCGAGAACTTcccaggtgtacatacaaCCACATCAGGCGGCGCGGCTGAATCTGGCGACGCCGAACCGGCGATGGAAACGCCGCTGGTGGCTTCAGGTGCGTGCGAAGAgccgagaaacgaagcgagaaaatCGGAGttgagaggcgacgcgaaacGCGTCCCGCTGCTGTTGCTCCCGCCAGCCGATCCGTTCCCGCGCTTGTTCCGGTGTACAGGCAGCTCGCCAACGAGACAGACAACAGAGATATCCCGGCAGAAGACCACTTGGTTGCCGAGCGTCGTCTTTGAATCACAGATGCCTGTGGAGTCCAAAGGCGTCGTGTTCACCCCATCTAGACCGGTATCGCTCTCGGGTTTCTTCCGTCCGCGTTTCCCTGCGTGCTCGTCCGCCGCGTCGCttcgttcgttttcttccgcgtctgcgTGACGAACGCTGCTGGATGACGTGCGGCAGGACCCGGgtcgagaaacgaaaggcgaAGGATGAAAGTGGCGAAATCGGCGAAACTCCTCAGCGACTTGCATCGCTAGCTCGCGGGTAGGGACAAGCACGACGCAGCGCGTTGTCCGAACTGCAGAGGAAAGGATTTGGAGGCACACGATGAGACGCTGGAGTCGCGACTCGAAGCGTCAGAGCATTTGGTAGCCCGCGATGCGATTCTAAAgtgaggaagcgaagcgccgTCCGAAGGAGCAGCCTCCGGACCGCCGGCGAACGCTGGtcaggaggcgcagaagagcgagggctAGAGTCCATCAGCgccaaagacacacacaagtGATGGCGAAGCGCGTGCAAAAGCGAGAcgtcgaagagagagcgacagagggagagaaggagagacagagagggagagaaccggagacacagagggaaCGAGCGAAAGAATTTCACAGGGAACGAAAGGAACAAGAGTGGAGGATGAGACGCAAAACGCGTgacggaaagacgaaaaacgagaggctCAACTGAGCatagagacaaagagagaaaaagaaggcgaggacgagaggacCACAGAGAGGACTGACTACGGCGCGAGAGTCGCTGGGTTAGGCTTACCGACTGATCCCAGAAGGAAACTGACGATGGGCAAAACGTAGCAGAacgttttcccctcgcctGAAGAAGGGACGGACAGGGACACGCAAGAACGCATGCGGCAAGCAAACGATCCACCCGTCCTTCGGTGTAATCAGACCGTTTCGACATCTGAGTGCAATCACCACTCCACATGAGGCTCTCTCGTTGCTTCCGTCGCCCGTTCATTCCCTGTTCCTCCGGCACACACCATTCCCTTCCATGCATCATTTTCGCCACCCTCGCCCCTTGCTGAATCCTTCAGCCTCCCGTCTGCTTCCGCGCccgctcctcctctcgcctcaaATCACCCcctacgcatatatatatatatatatatatatatatatatatataggcattTGTAGATATTTGTATAGATcgacagacgaagacacAAGAAAAGGCCGGTGACACCAGTACATGTACAGGTCGATGGGTGGGACGAGTGACGTGGCTTTCTTCAGAGGAATTTACCGGTGGGAGCCGACACGCAGAGATCGCAGTTTTGCGCGTCGTACGGCCTGTCGATACACCTCGTGAGGAAGTGGACCACCGTGCGCTGAACTGCAAACAATCGGCACAAATTTAAAACTCCAAGCGTCTGGGAAGAACCCCGACACATGACTGAGGCGACAGTCACAGAGAACATCGGGGATCTGCTCCTTCTGTGCCTGTTCCCCTCCTGTCTTCTGCCCCCGTCTCATCTTCCGTCGTCACTTGCCTcagcttcttttccttctccttttcgtccctctcctacgctcccttcttcgctgccccttctttcttcccggctcttctcttctcaaCTCTGCGAGCCACTCGTTCCCGCTGTAGCGACACCCactgcgtctcctcgttttccgtttgTACCAATCTTCTTTcattcctctttctctgccgcgccAGGGCTGTGCCTGGCTGTCGCCTCCCACTTGCGTCTGAAGGCGCTCCAAACCCTGCGATCGACGTTCCATAGGAAGACGCCACACGACGCCCGTGCACAGCCCCGACGACCCACGTGTCCCTGATGCTCCCTTTGCGTGTAAAAACgaggtgcatgcagctcaCACGCCACATATATGTTTAAACACAAATATACATTTCAATTGGGAATTGTGGAGCGCCACGCATGCGTAGAAACTCACAAGTATAAAACCCGATAaacaaatgtatatatatatatatatatatatgaacgCATACATCACTAAAAAGAGGCACAACCATACGCATAGAGCCTCATGAATAGATCAGTACACAGATTCCGAGACACGTGACACCACGGAGATGCATTTGTGGGTACAAAGACCGAAGCCCACGTCGTTTTGGATTTTCCATCTGTTAAAGCCTTCAACAGTTTCTGCTAACCTGGAAACAGGCTCTGAATGTtcctgcgccgaagagcgTCGACTACGCAGGGAtggagagcgcggagacTCTGAGCctgcttctcgtcctcctcttcccctgcgCTGTGCTGTGTCACGACGCAGTATCGACTTGTAAACTCAGGACGAGGTGTCCTCTCTTTACCAGCACAAGATGGAGATGAAGACGAtgacgatgaagaggaagaagcggacgacgaggcggacgaagaagaggcagatgaaggcgaggagggatCCTGGGAATCTGGGGTTTCCTTGGAGTCCTTCTGtgctgcgtctgtctcctcgctgtctccgtttgcatcttctccgtcttgaccttcttcgtctcgtgATTGCTCCTCTGTGTTGCGAGTCCCTTTTCGTTTCATGTGTCGTTTTCGGtgccgtttcccttcttcgtttggCAGcgcctcttgtctttctcgatcggccttttcgtcttccgcttcatcTCCGTTCTCCTCGTGTGCGAGCGTGTCCTCATCTTCAGTCAAgtttttcctccttcttcgcctcttaCGTTTCCTTCCCAACCgcgtgcctgcgtctccgtcgtcacCCTCGAcaggctcctctctcttttctccttctttctcagcctctctgccccgctcgcgttttcttttcctctcctcgccctcccttGCTCCATTTGCCTcatcgtctctcttttctgttcgcGCTTCTCCTACGTGGTCTCCCTTTGTTCCGGAAGCTGCTGCACGCTCAGTTCcgtgtgtcttctccctctcatGTTTGGACTTGCAGGCGCCGCCCTCAAcagccttctcgccgccttccctcgcgAGTCTCCTTGCCTCTTGTCGAAGTTTTCTGTACTCGGaatctcgcgttttcttcctctttccggTCTGGGCattttcctcctcgcctccccgATCCGCGGGGGCGATCTCACTCGCCATCGGAACGCACGTGCGTCGAGATTCAAAGGGAAAAActggaaaggaaggagcGCCAAAAAAAAGAAACCGTATAAACGCTacagaaacaaagagacagagtgactggaggaaacggggacgaagagacggcgtgccgagaaaggggagaacgaggaggcacgatgaaaaagtggaaaaggagagagacgagtcgACTGAATAGCAGGACACAGAGGAGGAGGTTCTGCTGATCTTTTTCGTAAGCCAGGCTGAGGGATACcagcagaaagggaaaagtATGGCAgaggaacgcatgcagtctgGGGAAGTATTTTCCACTCGACAATGAAGGGTAGCGCCCGGGAAAGCAACATATTCCCTTTCtatcttctccctcctcttcgacCTGGACAGTCGTCGCCTGTATGTCTAAATTGCTcgacagggaaagagagtTGAATTAAAGAAACGAAATCATCGACGACTCTGGTACACACAGAAGGATACCAGcacctctgtctcttttgttgTGCGGCTCttgctttcctgtttcccctATTTTTCCGCGGTTGAGGGAAAGTCTCACCGCTCGAGGACTACGCGGGAGAAATGTCGCTGCGCGGTGTATCGACACTCGATACACGGGAGGAGGGGCACCAGCGTCGAGCTCCGAGGCTTGTTTccggaaacgaaagagacatCGCCTCCTTTTCCAACGGCAGCTTGTCCCCAGGAGGAATCTTGAAAAAAACCGGGAAAACAAGGAGCCTCGAGCAGCGGCGCCcgcgtcgagagacagcgcagtggttctctctgctcgaaGAAGACTCGTCGCCAGGAGGCGGAAACGACCTTCGAATCTgatgagaagaagcaaacagcTGCGAGTAAAAATGCGTGAAAAGGAGAGATGACCAGCAACAGTGCCAACTGCCTCTGTCGAGATGAGAGGGAAGCGTTTCCCTCAACGTTCCCAATAAAACAGAgactgtgtctccttttcgcgtAGGAAATGACAGCGccgacgcatgcgcagccCCCGGGCGAGCCCCAGCAGCTCTGTGAGGCTTTTCGCGGCGCGTGAAGAACGAAAGAGGTGTAGGCAAGTGTGTTGTCTTtctttgtcgcttttctgtCCATTCAGCTTGCCGTGCATACTGCTTTCGCCTGTCAGATTAGGGCGATGGGATCCACGTCCACAGGAAGGTCATGCGTgcgccgtttctcttcgacgtgtgtgtgtcgtaCTCAATAGCGTCTGGATATCACTTGTTGAAATACATGGGATCTGAATCTGCACATCTCTGATTTTTTTCGCCGTCTGCATTCTTTTGCATCTGAATGGACTTGTGTGTCAGTACACCCGGCAGCGGAACGGAACCGATCTGTCCTTGGAGGCAGAAAACACCAACGCGAATGTCTCCCGCTTGTTCTCGGCTTCTTTTGGAagagtctctcgcgtcgcacgattcgtttttcttcctttgtctctcgtctgctgccgcctctctctccgtcgtgaCCTCCCGCTCTATGTCTTCCTCGTGTAATAAGGCTCTCGGAATGCCGGTCgactgtcttcttcctgcaggcgttctctcttgcctcggCTGTTTGTAGacctgccttcctctcttcttttgtcACCCGACGTCAGTCAccgtcgtctcctcgtttGGTCTtcttttgttcttctctcttcgcttgtTCTTCGTGGCCTTCTCTGTGGCTGTTCCTCATCATTTCCacggcgttttctctgcgcgtcgtctgcctcgtctctcgccgttttctcttcgccgtttgtgccttctctttcaagtctctctctgtctcctccgctcgCTCCTTGCCCGCTGTagctctcctcttttcttcctcatgGCAAATcgctcgtcgtcgcctccccaAGAAGGTCCGGCGACAAGCCCGGAGAGCCTTCTTTCCAACCGCGTCTTCGACAGGCAAATTCGTCTTTGGGGAGTCGAATCTCAACGAAGGTAAcgtcgttctcgccgcgtctctaCATTTCTATGCACCTCCGTTccgtcctcctctttgtcttgcTTTCCCCCTCCATTTCCTTCGGACTTCTCTCCAGactccgcgccttcgtctcctctgccttttcgtcttGATCTTTATCagccgcctcttcccttccttgaTTGTCTCCTCGTGGCGTTGTCACTTTCTCCtgctcgctttttctctcttctctctgcttgagaaacttctttccttcgcgaaGTCAGCCGACTGTGCCCGACCACGTCTTTGGGGGTCACCATCGGATCAGGACAGATATCTTCTAGAGTGAACGTATGGAAACTTTTCGTTCTCGGCTTTTCCCCAGGCTCCTCTCGTCACACGTTCTTCTTGTGGGGCTAACCAGCATCCACGTCGAACTGGCGAAAAATCTCGCCCTCTCAGGTAATGCCTTCGCGTCGCagcccgtcttctccttttctcgttctcaCTACCTCTCTTTTggcctctttccttttctcctctgttgcattttctctctccttccttccctcacctttctctgtttctctgcctgccctctctgcgctttcgcgcacgcgttctcgcccagtgtcctctctcctctcttcgtcaTCGAGCCGACTTGCTCCTTCCAACGTTCTTTGTCGTTTTTgacttcctttctttctcttcttccctctcccgtttctcgcaTTCTCT includes the following:
- a CDS encoding putative helicase, producing MASEIAPADRGGEEENAQTGKRKKTRDSEYRKLRQEARRLAREGGEKAVEGGACKSKHEREKTHGTERAAASGTKGDHVGEARTEKRDDEANGAREGEERKRKRERGREAEKEGEKREEPVEGDDGDAGTRLGRKRKRRRRRKNLTEDEDTLAHEENGDEAEDEKADRERQEALPNEEGKRHRKRHMKRKGTRNTEEQSRDEEGQDGEDANGDSEETDAAQKDSKETPDSQDPSSPSSASSSSASSSASSSSSSSSSSPSCAGKERTPRPEFTSRYCVVTQHSAGEEEDEKQAQSLRALHPCVVDALRRRNIQSLFPVQRTVVHFLTRCIDRPYDAQNCDLCVSAPTGEGKTFCYVLPIVSFLLGSVVRTTRCVVLVPTRELAMQVAEEFRRFRHFHPSPFVSRPGSCRTSSSSVRHADAEENERSDAADEHAGKRGRKKPESDTGLDGVNTTPLDSTGICDSKTTLGNQVVFCRDISVVCLVGELPVHRNKRGNGSAGGSNSSGTRFASPLNSDFLASFLGSSHAPEATSGVSIAGSASPDSAAPPDVVVCTPGKFSEMVWNATRRNGGAFSFDAVRGEDGLSLQDEDALQAGDMRLSLDDVQWLVIDEADRLVRQPHHDWMKAVEALQRLRFEACRTRGRSFASRSPGKVAIPCVSAFASPFVASASLPLQKLTFSATMTKNPKSLALLNLTRPFFVLSTPSGHYSMPQSLAQRYVVCDSEDKPLCLLLLLLRLARHLANGGSELGRNRAAVQAASNDSNASGDEAKGQEAGGSEDEEEEKEEKAEEENAEEEKAEEENAEEENAEEENEEEEKAEEGEEKEESDDGEEGGEEAEGGESREGEGECGEEPEEGGVSEKRKKMKVLVFCSSRDATHRLARLLQLYFEHADSSQIRPTSISRFAAFSSSEGQSVPAPSRPDAANGAWRPGDACKEEEEEVERPLCLRVRELSSNLSQRDRMKLINGFKNGTVEVLVCSDLASRGLDVEGVDAVFHYDAPQHVQAYVHRSGRSAR